From a region of the Arvicanthis niloticus isolate mArvNil1 chromosome 6, mArvNil1.pat.X, whole genome shotgun sequence genome:
- the Cuedc1 gene encoding CUE domain-containing protein 1 isoform X1, with product MTSLFRRSSSGSGGGGATGARGAGTGAGDGSTAPQELNNSRPARQVRRLEFNQAMDDFKTMFPNMDYDIIECVLRANSGAVDATIDQLLQMNLEAGGGSAYEDSSDSEDSIPPEILERTLEPDSSEEEPPPVYSPPAYHMHMFDRPYLMAPPTPPPRIDVLGSGQPANQRRYRNWNPPLLGNLPDDFLRILPQQMDSIQGHPGGSKPMSGEGGPPSAPGSMACDQDSRWKQYLEDERIALFLQNEEFMKELQRNRDFLLALERDRLKYESQKSKSSNVAVGNDVGITSSVPGTSDTNPTVSEDALFRDKLKHMGKSTRRKLFELARAFSEKTKMRKSKKKHLPKLQSRLGAAASTANLLDDIEGHAYEEDFRGRQQEVPKVEEVLREAQ from the exons ATGACCAGCCTGTTTCGCAGGAGCAGCAGCGGCAGTGGCGGTGGCGGGGCCACAGGGGCTCGCGGTGCCGggacaggggctggagatggcAGCACTGCCCCTCAGGAGCTCAACAACAGCCGGCCGGCCCGCCAGGTGCGCCGCCTCGAGTTCAACCAGGCCATGGACGACTTCAAAACTATGTTTCCTAACATGGATTACGACATCATTGAGTGCGTGCTGCGTGCCAACAGCGGTGCAGTGGACGCCACCATAGACCAGCTGTTACAgatgaacctggaggcaggcggTGGCAGCGCCTACGAGGACAGCTCGGACTCGGAGGACAGCATCCCACCAGAG ATCTTGGAAAGGACTCTAGAGCCTGATAGCTCTGAGGAAGAGCCCCCGCCTGTGTATTCACCGCCAGCGTACCACATGCACATGTTCGACAGGCCTTACCTGATGGCTCCTCCAACTCCACCTCCCCG GATTGATGTCCTGGGCTCCGGACAACCTGCAAACCAGAGGCGCTACCGAAACTGGAACCCACCCCTGCTGGGCAACCTCCCAGATGACTTCCTCCGAATCCTGCCCCAGCAGATGGACAGCATTCAG GGTCACCCCGGGGGCTCCAAGCCTATGAGTGGAGAGGGAGGCCCACCTTCAGCGCCAGGGTCTATGGCCTGTGACCAAGACAGCCGCTGGAAACAGTACCTAGAAGATGAGAGAATTGCCCTCTTCCTGCAGAATGAGGAATTCATGAAAGAGCTGCAGCGAAACCGGGACTTCCTCCTCGCCCTGGAGAGAG ATCGATTGAAATATGAATCCCAGAAATCCAAATCTAGCAATGTGGCTGTTGGAAATGACGTTGGCATTACCTCCTCTGTCCCAG GAACCAGTGATACCAACCCCACTGTGTCAGAAGATGCCTTATTCAGGGACAAGTTGAAACACATGGGAAAAT CCACGCGCAGGAAGCTGTTTGAACTCGCCCGAGCCTTCTCTGAGAAGACCAAAATGAggaagtcaaagaagaaacatttgCCGAAGCTTCAGTC CAGGCTGGGGGCCGCTGCATCCACAGCCAACCTCCTGGATGACATAGAGGGCCATGCTTATG AGGAAGACTTCCGCGGAAGGCAGCAGGAGGTGCCTAAGGTGGAAGAGGTCCTAAGAGAAGCACAGTAA
- the Cuedc1 gene encoding CUE domain-containing protein 1 isoform X2 translates to MTSLFRRSSSGSGGGGATGARGAGTGAGDGSTAPQELNNSRPARQVRRLEFNQAMDDFKTMFPNMDYDIIECVLRANSGAVDATIDQLLQMNLEAGGGSAYEDSSDSEDSIPPEILERTLEPDSSEEEPPPVYSPPAYHMHMFDRPYLMAPPTPPPRIDVLGSGQPANQRRYRNWNPPLLGNLPDDFLRILPQQMDSIQGHPGGSKPMSGEGGPPSAPGSMACDQDSRWKQYLEDERIALFLQNEEFMKELQRNRDFLLALERDRLKYESQKSKSSNVAVGNDVGITSSVPGTSDTNPTVSEDALFRDKLKHMGKSTRRKLFELARAFSEKTKMRKSKKKHLPKLQSLGAAASTANLLDDIEGHAYEEDFRGRQQEVPKVEEVLREAQ, encoded by the exons ATGACCAGCCTGTTTCGCAGGAGCAGCAGCGGCAGTGGCGGTGGCGGGGCCACAGGGGCTCGCGGTGCCGggacaggggctggagatggcAGCACTGCCCCTCAGGAGCTCAACAACAGCCGGCCGGCCCGCCAGGTGCGCCGCCTCGAGTTCAACCAGGCCATGGACGACTTCAAAACTATGTTTCCTAACATGGATTACGACATCATTGAGTGCGTGCTGCGTGCCAACAGCGGTGCAGTGGACGCCACCATAGACCAGCTGTTACAgatgaacctggaggcaggcggTGGCAGCGCCTACGAGGACAGCTCGGACTCGGAGGACAGCATCCCACCAGAG ATCTTGGAAAGGACTCTAGAGCCTGATAGCTCTGAGGAAGAGCCCCCGCCTGTGTATTCACCGCCAGCGTACCACATGCACATGTTCGACAGGCCTTACCTGATGGCTCCTCCAACTCCACCTCCCCG GATTGATGTCCTGGGCTCCGGACAACCTGCAAACCAGAGGCGCTACCGAAACTGGAACCCACCCCTGCTGGGCAACCTCCCAGATGACTTCCTCCGAATCCTGCCCCAGCAGATGGACAGCATTCAG GGTCACCCCGGGGGCTCCAAGCCTATGAGTGGAGAGGGAGGCCCACCTTCAGCGCCAGGGTCTATGGCCTGTGACCAAGACAGCCGCTGGAAACAGTACCTAGAAGATGAGAGAATTGCCCTCTTCCTGCAGAATGAGGAATTCATGAAAGAGCTGCAGCGAAACCGGGACTTCCTCCTCGCCCTGGAGAGAG ATCGATTGAAATATGAATCCCAGAAATCCAAATCTAGCAATGTGGCTGTTGGAAATGACGTTGGCATTACCTCCTCTGTCCCAG GAACCAGTGATACCAACCCCACTGTGTCAGAAGATGCCTTATTCAGGGACAAGTTGAAACACATGGGAAAAT CCACGCGCAGGAAGCTGTTTGAACTCGCCCGAGCCTTCTCTGAGAAGACCAAAATGAggaagtcaaagaagaaacatttgCCGAAGCTTCAGTC GCTGGGGGCCGCTGCATCCACAGCCAACCTCCTGGATGACATAGAGGGCCATGCTTATG AGGAAGACTTCCGCGGAAGGCAGCAGGAGGTGCCTAAGGTGGAAGAGGTCCTAAGAGAAGCACAGTAA
- the Cuedc1 gene encoding CUE domain-containing protein 1 isoform X3, which produces MTSLFRRSSSGSGGGGATGARGAGTGAGDGSTAPQELNNSRPARQVRRLEFNQAMDDFKTMFPNMDYDIIECVLRANSGAVDATIDQLLQMNLEAGGGSAYEDSSDSEDSIPPEILERTLEPDSSEEEPPPVYSPPAYHMHMFDRPYLMAPPTPPPRIDVLGSGQPANQRRYRNWNPPLLGNLPDDFLRILPQQMDSIQGHPGGSKPMSGEGGPPSAPGSMACDQDSRWKQYLEDERIALFLQNEEFMKELQRNRDFLLALERDRLKYESQKSKSSNVAVGNDVGITSSVPGTSDTNPTVSEDALFRDKLKHMGKFPTQGAWCCPGCPQTWREAI; this is translated from the exons ATGACCAGCCTGTTTCGCAGGAGCAGCAGCGGCAGTGGCGGTGGCGGGGCCACAGGGGCTCGCGGTGCCGggacaggggctggagatggcAGCACTGCCCCTCAGGAGCTCAACAACAGCCGGCCGGCCCGCCAGGTGCGCCGCCTCGAGTTCAACCAGGCCATGGACGACTTCAAAACTATGTTTCCTAACATGGATTACGACATCATTGAGTGCGTGCTGCGTGCCAACAGCGGTGCAGTGGACGCCACCATAGACCAGCTGTTACAgatgaacctggaggcaggcggTGGCAGCGCCTACGAGGACAGCTCGGACTCGGAGGACAGCATCCCACCAGAG ATCTTGGAAAGGACTCTAGAGCCTGATAGCTCTGAGGAAGAGCCCCCGCCTGTGTATTCACCGCCAGCGTACCACATGCACATGTTCGACAGGCCTTACCTGATGGCTCCTCCAACTCCACCTCCCCG GATTGATGTCCTGGGCTCCGGACAACCTGCAAACCAGAGGCGCTACCGAAACTGGAACCCACCCCTGCTGGGCAACCTCCCAGATGACTTCCTCCGAATCCTGCCCCAGCAGATGGACAGCATTCAG GGTCACCCCGGGGGCTCCAAGCCTATGAGTGGAGAGGGAGGCCCACCTTCAGCGCCAGGGTCTATGGCCTGTGACCAAGACAGCCGCTGGAAACAGTACCTAGAAGATGAGAGAATTGCCCTCTTCCTGCAGAATGAGGAATTCATGAAAGAGCTGCAGCGAAACCGGGACTTCCTCCTCGCCCTGGAGAGAG ATCGATTGAAATATGAATCCCAGAAATCCAAATCTAGCAATGTGGCTGTTGGAAATGACGTTGGCATTACCTCCTCTGTCCCAG GAACCAGTGATACCAACCCCACTGTGTCAGAAGATGCCTTATTCAGGGACAAGTTGAAACACATGGGAAAAT TCCCCACCCAAGGGGCCTGGTGCTGCCCTGGCTGCCCCCAAACCTGGAGGGAAGCCATCTGA